In Thalassospira sp. ER-Se-21-Dark, the genomic stretch CCGGGCTATATCGAGCGTGGCGAAACGGATGCCAATTTTGACTGGGTGACGTCCTTTGAAAAGGAAACCGGCTGTGCGGTAAATGTCAAAACCGCCAATACATCCGATGAAATGGTCGCCCTGATGAACGAAGGCGGCTTTGATCTTGTCACCGCATCGGGCGATGCGTCGCTGCGCATGATTGCCGGCAAACGCGTTCAGCCGATCAATACCGACCTGATCCCAAGCTGGAACACCGTCGATGACCGTCTGAAAAGCGCGCCATGGCACACGGTTGACGGCGTACATTACGGCACACCCTATCAGTGGGGTCCGAACGTTTTGATGTACAATACCGACGCCTTCGCCGAAGTACCGAAAAGCTGGAACGTCGTGTTCGAGGAAATGACCCTTGCTGATGGCAAATCGAACAAGGGTCGCGTTCAGGCCTATGACGGACCGATCCACATCGCCGACGCCGCGCAATATCTGATGGCGCACAACCCCGAACTTGGTATCAAAAGCCCGTATGAGCTGAATGCCGATCAATATGCCGCCGCCCTTGATCTGCTGCGCGGGCAGCGTGAACTGGTGTCACGTTATTGGCATGATGCCTTCATCCAAATGGATGATTTCAAGAACGAAGGCGTGGTTGCATCCGGTTCCTGGCCGTTCCAGGTCAACCTTCTGAAATCCGAAGGCCTTCCGATTGCATCGACCATCCCCGAAGAAGGGGTTACCGGCTGGGCTGATACCACCATGCTCCATGCCGAGGCCGAAAACCCGACCTGTGCCTATCTCTGGATGGAGCATTCCCTGTCTCCGAAAGTTCAAGGCGACCTTGCGGCATGGTTTGGTTCCAACCCGGCTGTTCCGGCAGCCTGCACCGGCAATGCCCTGTTGGGCGAT encodes the following:
- a CDS encoding ABC transporter substrate-binding protein, yielding MKSLLKSGTSVMVVLAFAASQAAAADMMTELGTPEGAVNIVAWPGYIERGETDANFDWVTSFEKETGCAVNVKTANTSDEMVALMNEGGFDLVTASGDASLRMIAGKRVQPINTDLIPSWNTVDDRLKSAPWHTVDGVHYGTPYQWGPNVLMYNTDAFAEVPKSWNVVFEEMTLADGKSNKGRVQAYDGPIHIADAAQYLMAHNPELGIKSPYELNADQYAAALDLLRGQRELVSRYWHDAFIQMDDFKNEGVVASGSWPFQVNLLKSEGLPIASTIPEEGVTGWADTTMLHAEAENPTCAYLWMEHSLSPKVQGDLAAWFGSNPAVPAACTGNALLGDEGCATNGFDDFDRVSFWQTPVSKCESQGECVPYYRWVSDYIGVIGGR